The sequence GGATTTAAAAATAAAGGAGACCCTTGTGATTTGAAATAAAGACTATTATCTTTCGTTGTAATATAGCGATTAATGAGTTGGTTGGTGTAGTCGGATGAGAGGTACTCTTGTAAGTGATGCTGGATTTTCTCTTTTGTATCAAAGTTCTGTAAAAAGTTCTGTTCATCTGTGTCATCCATAATCGATTCAAAGGCTGACTGATAGTTTGATACAATTTCACGGGCTCGTTGCTTATCTAAAGAAGGGTCTTGCTGTTTATGTATATCGTCCTGCTCTGTTTCTATCTTTGTCTCGTTTGTTTGAGCAGGGAGTTCTGACCAGATTAGTCCACCGATAATGCCAATAGCGATAAAACCTAGAAATACAGATAACCATTTATTCATTACTTTTACCCCTCCTTATAAATATAGTTACCTTTTTTGGATAATATGTAAACGGTAAATTCCAATGAATTACGGATTGTACAATTAACAAAAATATTATATTTAAAATAAAAATTAGTATATAAGTACCTTGTTTGTTTTTCTAATTGTGATAAAATGATATTTAATTAAGTATGATTACAACATAATATTTGTAAGCGCATACTTAATAAAAAAGAGAGGAGCATATGAAATGTTACGTGTAACGTGGAAAGTTATTTTGTTATCTTTATTATTTATTGGTATTTCAGGAGTATCTGTCTCGGCAGCTTTCTGGGATATGGAGGAACATCCGATGATTCATGATCCTTCGATGGTGAAAGAAAATGATACATATTGGGTGTTTGGAACTGGACCAGCAGATGGCAACGGAATTAGAGTTATTTATTCAAATGATAGCGGTTACAGTTGGGGCGAAGCACCTGTCATCTTCCCGGAGCCTGCTAGCTGGTGGAGCGATTATGTACCGAATCATGCAAGTAATCAGTGGGCGCCAGATATTGAATATTTCAATGGTCGTTATTGGCTGTACTATTCTGTTTCATCATTTGGCTCTAATCAGTCATTAATAGGTTTACTGTCAACAGATAGTATTTCTTCGGGGAATTGGCGGGATGATGGACTGGTAACACGGACAACTACTTCTGATAATTATAATGCGATTGATCCGGCGATGATTGTTGATGAAAACGGACAGCCATGGTTATCATACGGGTCTTACTGGAGCGGCATTAAATTAACTAAATTAGACCCAAATACAATGAAGCCAACAGGAACACAACACTCGATAGCGGCAAGACCATCTGATCCTGAACATGCGGTAGAAGCACCAACAATCACCTATCATAATGGCTATTATTATCTGTTTGTTTCCTTTGATTCATGCTGCAGCGGTGTGAACAGTGACTACAAGATTGCGGTAGGACGCTCTGCACAAATTACCGGTCCGTATTATGATAAAGTGGGGAACAGTATGATGCAAGGAGGCGGTACTATTCTAGATACCGGAAATGACAGATGGATTGGACCAGGACATCAGGATGTATATCAAAATCTGATCATTCGTCATGCTTATGATGCAGAAAGTAATGGTTTACCACGATTGCTGATTAATGATCTTAGTTGGGATAGCAACGGTTGGCCAACATATTAATAAAAAAATCAGTCAGTGAAAAGCTGACTGATTTTTTTATCACGGCGCTAACCGTCCGTAATACCCCCACCCCAAGATTCGAGAGATAAACCACTGATTGACTTTATTGATCAAATTCCTGTAATGCCCGCACTACACGTGAAACAGGCAATCCGACAACATTATAGTAATCACCGACAATCCCTTTGACAAATTTTGCTCCGATACTTTGAATGCCATAGCCGCCAGCCTTATCATAAGGTTCATCGGTATCGATGTATGTATGAATGTCTTTTTTCGAAATCGGCCAAAATTCTACTGTTGTTTTCTCGACAAAAATGATCGTCTTTTTGACAGAACGTAACATGACACCAGTATACACGTCATGCTGTCTATCACTTAAGCTTTCGATCATGGTGTAAGCTTCTTCCTTCGTTTTCGGTTTCTCAAAAATGTGTTTTTGA is a genomic window of Gracilibacillus salinarum containing:
- a CDS encoding glycoside hydrolase family 43 protein, whose amino-acid sequence is MLRVTWKVILLSLLFIGISGVSVSAAFWDMEEHPMIHDPSMVKENDTYWVFGTGPADGNGIRVIYSNDSGYSWGEAPVIFPEPASWWSDYVPNHASNQWAPDIEYFNGRYWLYYSVSSFGSNQSLIGLLSTDSISSGNWRDDGLVTRTTTSDNYNAIDPAMIVDENGQPWLSYGSYWSGIKLTKLDPNTMKPTGTQHSIAARPSDPEHAVEAPTITYHNGYYYLFVSFDSCCSGVNSDYKIAVGRSAQITGPYYDKVGNSMMQGGGTILDTGNDRWIGPGHQDVYQNLIIRHAYDAESNGLPRLLINDLSWDSNGWPTY
- a CDS encoding Maf family protein, giving the protein MQLILASSSPRRQQLLEQVGISFKIRKPEVDESVIKLEEPSRKVEELAKLKNNHVTLKDHNEVILSADTVVAYQKHIFEKPKTKEEAYTMIESLSDRQHDVYTGVMLRSVKKTIIFVEKTTVEFWPISKKDIHTYIDTDEPYDKAGGYGIQSIGAKFVKGIVGDYYNVVGLPVSRVVRALQEFDQ